The Naumovozyma dairenensis CBS 421 chromosome 8, complete genome genomic sequence caattttaaaaaaaataactcAGAAGCTATAAAAAGAGTCAAAGATATTTGGGAAACGTATCAACTTTGGAACCCATCAACTAAGGGGttaaaacaattaaagAACGTTTTGAGTGTATTATCCTTGTATACTGACTCTGATCATTTGATTAAGGATATGAAGAGAACTTCATGAAATTTCGCAATAGAATGAAAACAGCGAATTGTGAATCGTATGGTCTGGAATCATGCATGCGCCAAGGAAAAAAAAGCAAAGAATTAGGTATAGTAGTAATAACATATATACTACAAATATATAGACATAGACATATCAATTTacatatttgaaaaagataGAATATATCACAAATAGGTCTTGTATAATATTTCCTCGTAACGTGGCGGGAGattctttgataataaatataaagagGTTACTaggaaaatatataatatatttctatGTATGGTGTATTGAATATGATTGCCTATCCTTCTTATAACCTTTCGTACCTTCCCTCTCTCACAACAAAATTGTTAACTATTGCAATACGTTGCTCCTCTGCGGAAGTAAGACGACTGTCAGTAAATGATTCCAGGTGACAGACAAATGATTTCACAGTATAAACGGTAGTAAgttaatttatatataacatGTATACTGTGATGAAGGGGAAGGTACCTACGTTTCTGGTGCTCTTATCTATTTATCCTCATTGTCTTACCAGGaaacaaaataagaaaatacgGGCGTGTGGCGTAGTTGGTAGCGCGCTCCCTTAGCATGGGAGAGGTCTTGGGTTCGATTCCCAACTCGTCCAGatattcttctcttttttctttttatatgtAGAGAGAGAGGAAAAGAAAGACTTTGACACTACTTTCACATACTTTACAATATGTACTTATTAAAGTAAAATGTATTGTACTCACACGTCGGCTGTAATAGTAGTTAGTAGTAGAGATTGACAGCCGGTGCAAAGAAGAGGTTTTTTTCTCAACAGAAAAGGATTATTGTATCGCAAGCTGCCATCTATTTGgacgaagaagaacaacATAGCTTCTTccattattactattaatataaaattcCCACAAACACATaacttcaaaaatataaattttattaaatggaATACTCACAAGATCAAGAGAAGTTAGCATTGGATATATTATCAAAGGATAAACATGCATTCTATGAAATCCTAAAAGTAGAAAGAACATCCacagaaaatgaaattaaaaaagcATATAGAAAATTAGCCATACGATTACATCCAGATAAAAATCCTCATCCAAAGGCTAGTGAAgctttcaaaattattaatagaGCATTTGAAGTACTAagtgataatgaaaaaaggAGGATATTCGATCAACTAGGTAGAGATCCTGATGATAGAAACGCAGCTGCCTCTGCAGGAAGTGGGTTTGCTAGGGCTAGTGGTACAACGAATATGGGTGgatttgaagatatatttttcgGAAAtcgtcgtcatcatcatcatcctgCTGCGGCTACAGGATTTAATCAACCTGaagatatatttgatttcttattcAACATGAACGGCGGAGGTAACCCCTTCATGAATGCTCAACAGGGACCTACTTTTACCTTTGGAGGACCAGGAGGGTTTAGGGTATATACAAATGGACAAGGTGGTAGACATGCATTCCaaagacaacaacaacgtCGACAACAAACAGAAGCTCAAAATAATCCTGAAGGCGCAGTCAATCaagatattataaaaataatgctACCACTAATcttattcttcttattaCCCGTTATTGAAAGATTGCTTTTCGGTTAATCATTGGTACATCCCATTCATTCTTCTCCTCATCTATTTACCCAGCAAATACTTTCTAATAATGCATCaataaacaagaaaacGACATTTCTCATCGCAACCTCTCTAATTATAACCCATATTGTAAACTCAACGTCCATGTtcatatatagatatatataaagcAACTCTTTCATAAACTCCCACatatttctaattcaaaCTCGAATAttacaaatgaaaataataaggtttattttccttaagagaatattatatctaAACTTGGTATTTATACATTTACATTCACAAACACCCCTATTCCAAGTCTTCCATTCTTTGCTGGATAATCTCATTGACATCTTCATCTGTTTCCGTattcaaattgaatttcaatttcttagTAATCTTTGTTGCAATATTAGGCGTCGATTCATTATTACTcgatttattttctaacaTTTCCTCTCTCTTAATTAATTTACCACTAGGTAAAActtcatattcttcattattatatttagaATCACTATTAGTACTAGTAAAAGTTGTTGTCCTTGTCCTTGGTTTCATCTCAATAGATTCCACATCAAGTGtcaaattatcatcaacattATTCCTATCTGCTTCATTTACATGAGATGTTGATCTACCACGAGATGACATCATCTTATCCTTATACCTTTCAAACGCATTTGGATCATGTTCCCATGTCCATCCTTGTTTCATTTCAGTATATGCACCtaattccaatttctttctAATTTGACTCTTTTGTTCCAAAACTGTGAAAATAGCAGAATCTGTAGGCCATAACATCGTCTTAAGGGTTTGATAAACAATATCAAGTGAAATGGGTAATAGCGCCAATACCAAACAAGTACACCAAAATGTTATATCTTTAccaaattgataataaaatcCATATGGAACATCATATATGGTATCCTTCCTATTAAGAATAGGTAACGCACAAATCCAAACTAACCAACCACCACATGATAATATCACTGAAACAAATACTAACCAATTACGATTTTTCATCTCTATAAATTGACATTTAACATTCACTAAAGCAACAATCGCTGTGAAATTTACTAACCCCAGTGGATACATCGTATGATCAGATAACGCAGTTTCACCCCATATGATACAATTAAGAAATGTAATTAATATTGCATATGCGGTTCCTTGAATGACccattcaataaatatcattaaattgaATCCTTCTGATAATCTACCCATGGAATATAATTCTGGTACAGCTAACAAAGTCATCGGCTTCAAGTCCTTTTCAAACATCCCAATACATAGCACAGGTAAAGATGTAAATAATGTATTGAACATGGATAATGACCATGGCTCATAAAGGGATGACCCAGAAAACATCGTGTAACgttgataaattaattgtGTCAAATAAAAAGTAATTTCTTTGTAAAATGTGCATAAAATGAACTTCGCTGTACgaatataattataacGCCCATgaaccaataataattttgataagaATCGAAATTGCCCAATTGAATAATCAGATGATCTTGACGCTTGTAAACCTTCTTTACCAGCAATACCAACACCAATATCGGCTGATTGAATCATAGCAATATCGTTAGCACCATCACCAATAGCTAATGTGACTAAACTTTTGTCTGTGTTCCTAATATTCGATACCATTAAAGCCTTTTGAGATGGAGATGCTCGACAACAGATCACTGAATCAGTCTTTGTACAAAGTTCAATAAAAACTGACATTAGAGTTGGATTACTTTCAAACATTGCCAACGTTGCTCCATCAATGATAATGACACAATGAGCTACATTCCCTGAGTCTACTTCCTGTGAAATTGCATTCATTTTAGATATGATATTGTCATCACTTGTGGCTAAAATAACAACAGTTGAATAATCATAAATTAATTTACAAGAATATCCAATATTAATGGCTGTTTCTCTTTTATCACCTGTCAACATCCACATCTTAATCCCTGCCCTTCTAATCTTCTCGATAGCTTCTGAAACACCCTCCTgtaatttatcttcaatagCAGTAGCTCCAAGTAGCGTTAAATTTTCTTCGATTTTTCCTCcaacttcatcaatttttgatttacGATTCAATAAAGATGTCTTGGCTTCATGATATTCCGCTTCCCATTCTTGAtaatcttcattatcaatcCACTTGTatgcaaataataatgttctTAATCCTTCCATGgaaaattcatcaatggCTTGGATAGTCTTTTCTatgatatattcttcattagataacaaatcatcattaccaatatattcaaaaatatccGTTGCATCCATTACTTTCTTGGCGTTGGTGGGTGGTTCCAAATGATTAGAAGAGCTTCCATTAATACCATTCCCCAGTTCGGCGTTTCTAGAAAGTGAAAGTCGGGGCCCATATTTCTCCAATTGCTGATAATGTAATGATTTCCTACTTTTATAAAcaacttcatcaatttcattatctgTCCTTTTCATTGTATCTAAAAATTGATCAATAGAATCGATTTGCATTTCAGGATCCTTCCTATTCCCATTTCGATTACTTAAAGATGATATACTATTCCGCATAGCCTGTAAAGTTAAACTTGATTTCGCATTAGCAGATATAGAACCTCTCAATGAAGTCCTTGGCATATCATTATATGCCATCCGTTCCaatgattttctttgttgGATAACTACAGCTGCCTCAGATTCCTTACGTTCCTTTGCAGTTTCATTTATGTCCTCCATCTTTTGGAACGCAATTTCTCGATCTTGCAACCGTTCTAAAATCACATTATCCGCACCTTTACAAATTAACAAAACTTTATTTGGTTCAGATGCCATCCTAACTAAGACAGACATTCTTTTCCTATCggaattgaaatcaatataattcaatatttcataATCTTCTAACTGTGGTGCATTCGCAAACCCATTTGGATATGCCCTAATTGTCAATATATTTGCGTTCCTATTCAGGACAACGTAACCTAAATCTCTGGCAGCTGTCACTAATGCTAGTTCATCTGGTGAAGAAGATTGATATTCTATacttattttttcattttcaattgaaatatcaTCCGATTTCTTAGGTAAACAACTATGACATAGTGctaaagaaagaataaaaaatttcgCTTTCTTAGAGAATAATGTATCCGGATAGGTTTGAATGTGATTGatcaaatcaaaagaaGTCTTGATTTTAGTTGGCATAGTGCTGCTCCCTGTAGAATTTGCAGTCGAATCAGAGCTAATTACTCGCTTTGCTGGGCCatataatgatttcatACTTGGTCTGCCTGTGTATATTGCTGACGAGTTTCCTTTATATTCGATGGATATACGGCTGCCCGTGTTCCTAGCATTCCCTAgaaattctttattatcattattattgtaacCATCCGCGGTTGTTTCTCCAAATTTTGCCAATAAGTTCCTATCATCAACAGATACAACATCTATATCTGTACTTGTATGGGACAATTGTTGTCTTAAGGATAAATCAACCGCATCGACATTGTGTAACCACGAAGATCcacaaattgaaaattttctaaaCAACATTTTATTATCTGTTAGAGTCCCAGTTTTATCGctaaatatataagaaacTTGTCCCAATTCTTCCAAAATGGTTGCAGTTCTTGATTCACAAGGTGTGTCAGTTTCTGCATGGTACATATCGATATCCCATTCCATCATTTTGCTCTGCATAACTTTGATAATTTCCATCGTAACATATAAGGATAGGGGAATCATCGTATtatacataataataaacgCCATTATCGATGGGGCGACTCCTACGTCTTGATTACGTAAATACCAGGCTTGATTGTTGTCGATATACTTTCTGTTGTTAAGGACATGCCcgaaaaaggaaaaaaaggaaattgtTGCGACCACAAACACCATAAATGCAATAATTAGATTAATCTTCTTCTGCAATTTTGGAGCCTTGGTCCTAGGATTTTTTAATGCGttcattcttatttttgtttcttcacCTGTAAAAATTACCATCCCGATAACATTTTCGGTATTCCTAATGATACTCCCACGATAGACAACATTATCTGGGCCTACCGGGTACTTCATAAGAGTGTTATTCTGCGAAGTGGTCAACTCTATATTCCcttcaaaattatataaatcattatttggatCTTCCACGGTGACTAATGCGTTTACATTAGCCAAACCAGATGCCGATGATgtcaatttatttaattccGGATGTGGCTGTTTTGcttttaaatttgtttCACCATCTAAGGCCATTGTCTCAACAAAACATTCACTATTATCACCATCACTTGTCAGGAGAATAACATCTGCCGGCACACAGTCACCACAATTCAGGAGAATGAAATCGCCTACATGTAAATCTTTCCACGCACTCTTATTGATATGTACATTATGATTCGAGTTCAGTAAATCAAAATTGTTGAATCTAGTATTCAAAGACGGGCTTTCATTTAGCCTTGTCGGCAGTTCGGGTGTATTTGCTTTCGGATTAgtaaaagaaatatcatTGGGATCATTAGCCACACTCGGTATTACAGCAAAATTGCTATTTCCTTCATTATGGTTGTTATACTTCGTAAGTAATTTGCATGGCttgttattttcttctttatcaagACGATGTCTTCGGAAATCATCCCATGCTTCTCTTGCCATTGATATGCCCATAAATATACACAATGGAACAATAGTTGTATATGTACCTGTCGTTGACCAACCTGGGATCATTTGTAGTATTGcaaccaaaaaaaaatagacATTTGCTAGTTTCGAGAATTGTGCATATAATTGTTTTGGGAAAAAGGAATATATTGTGTATCTTGACGACCTTATCGTGTTAGGACAGTAAAAGGATTGTGTTCTTTCGTCAACGAGACGATCCATTTCACgcttattatttttggaCACcgtatattttttgaattgagCCACGTTATGGTCTAAAGAAATAGGTATATGTCTCCCATCTTTTGATCGTAGCACTCTCGGTCTGTCGAGTATAACATCTAGCATTTTTGTCACGAAGCTTAACCTCTCATTTGGAAAAGTATAAGAGTTGTTACTAGAATCtgaatcttcttcattgttCGCTTCATtcatatcttcattatcttcttcgTTTCCTTCAGTAATATCCTCTAGTTCTATATTTTCTATCGTCTCAGAAGAGTTTTTGCCTGtaaatttatcatataGATGTTTATTAAACATCTGTGTACGTAAAGAGCCAgctctttttcttttctgaTCTGACTCACTCATAATTTGTTCAACCTACTCTGTTCGAGCTCtcgaaataaaaaagaactATTAGAGAACAAAAGAAGGTAATAATAGCTACTCCAAACgaatgaatataattttagtTATTGATTAATTTCTAATGTATGACATTAAGAGATTGGGTTTTTAAAggatatataattaattaaacaAAGTATGCTACTTTTACAGATAagttttcatcatcaagatTTGTTTATGCTTCTTTCACATATTACGTGCGTTTGGAAGTGGCGCGCGGAGTGGTGTACGGAAGTACTATTCGTGGTATCTTTTTAATTCATAAATGACAGGAATACTCTCTTCTTTGAATGGATATCTACCTAATGTGTGGACTTTTCTATCATCGTCATGGTGtcttaataattcaaaggACTTCTGTGTCCTTAGCGTTTCACGActctttttgttttctaatgataatttatgAATTTTGGCGTTCAATTGGTTACGTAGTTCCTCGTCCGTTAATTGTTTGATAGTTTTGAAATGTGTATATTGACCCATTTCTTCGTGTGTTTCTTCGTGTGTTTCTTCGTCTacattatcttcaaatccATAACTCAGCTCAGTctcatcagcatcatcatcaggTACATATTGGTCTGCAACAGTTTTGAATTCAACAACTTCATTTATATTGACCACTGGCTCCGGTAGCTTGGGAGTAGTTTTGAATACGTCTAAATGGAAACCATTTTTGGAGCCTTGTGACATTATTCTACTGGACGATGATGTGCCGTATTTTCCTTGCTTCCTTGTCGTACCGTCGATTTCACAAGTTTGTTCCCCGGACCAAATATCGTGTATTTTATCTACTTCATGTAAAATAGAAGAAGTAGCAGATGTCCTTCCAGCTTTGGAGGGTTGAGAAAGTATTATagtttctatttttttcaaagcGTTTAAAGTCTGATGAATGTGACTCGGAGTATGGTTGAGTTGGTTCTCACTTTCTGGGTATGGGGAATGTATTGATATATCTGGTATCTCAGAGGACATTAATAAGTAATGTTTATAATCCGACATCGTGGAAGATAAAGCCTGAAGAGTAcaatttaattttcttaaaGCTCTAGTAACAGTTTCAATTCGTCGTATATTACTAATGCAAGCAACATGATTATCAATAGGTGAGCTGAATTCAGCAAATATAGGAGAAAGAGGGCTCTCTAAGGGAGAGATATTCTTAGCTGCTTGGAATCGACTTTGTATCGATAATAAAATGCAAAGGAACAACCTCTTTATATGACGAACTCTGAATGATTTTTCCTCAATGGTTGATACTTTTCTATTTATTGAATAGAATAAATCGGTTAGACTAATATTGTACAATTCGCAATACTTAGTTATTTCATGGATATTAGAAATCGGTAACAGCTCGTAAATTGAATGCTTAAGGTGATAATAGAGTTGATCAAAGGACGCAATTAAGAGTTCTTCGACGGTCATTAAATTGCTGGATGACGTATCtgttattttattatatcttAATTCTTCCACTATTGAAAGTggtttatatatagacaATTCCTTGAATCTCAAGTGGAATTTATTCAACATAGCatcaaaatattgtaaTGAATTCAGAAATAGTTTTAACGATAGTATGTTTctatattttaaatattcgATATGGCAATACCTCTGTTCAATGGCcaaataaatcaacatCAAAATCATAACAACCACTCTCTGCATGATAATATGTTCCTGTCTTGATCGTAGCTTTCTTCTCTTTAATCTTCGTAATATAAATCGACAGTCTAATAAAATGGATAGGTAATTTATAGTTGAGTACAATTGATATCTATTATTAGCAGACGATTTCCTAAAGCGCCCCAAATTCGTAGGTAGCAGATAAGTCATGGTATCCGCGCAATTATGTGACGTTGTAATGCCATCAATATTTCTcttaaaattgaaaacagATTGTTTTGGCTTTAAAggtttttctttgttaAGGTCATACAGAAATGGACAGGTAACAATGAGAtatttaaattcttcaagGAATTGTTCTTCAGATCTGCTAGGGATTGTCTTGAATATAGTAACAATgagatttttcaattggatGCGGCGAGAAAACTTATCGATGCATGGAGTTCGAGGTGAAGAAACGCGGCTTCCAATTTTTGATGTCATTTTAGGATCTGTATTTTCCCAATCAACAAATTTTGTTAAAGGCGAATTGACTAAGGGAGAACCTATATCACTTGGTGCTGTGCTATATGAGTAACTGTCAGACATAATTGAGTGGTTAGACGACTTATTATTTCGATGTGCCCATGGCGTAAAGATTTGCAACCCAGATAGGTGCAATTCTTCGTCTCTACTCATACAATTCCAAAATACTGTTCGTTTTGAGGAATCGTCAATTTGTGACCAAAATTTCAAACCAAAACcttaagaaaaaaagggCCAATTAGCTATAGCGCTTTGTTTGTAGATTGTTTTGTTGACATTATCTACCAAAGGACTTAAGATTTAGAAACTATCATTCATTATCCTATAAAAAGCATCTCGGTCTTTATCAatcaaacaaaataaataaatagaaaACGcgaaaaatggaaaaaaaattaattaatttgatttcGCCCAGGATCGAACTGGGGACGTTCTGCGTGTTAAGCAGATGCCATAACCGACTAGACCACGAAACCACGTTTTACAAGTTTTTCAATGTTTAGAGATTTTAAACTTGTTCTTGTATTTACACTGTCGAACTATCtatttgttttcattttatgTATCACCATTGGAGAATATTTCAGGCTATACAACTCTTGAGGCAAAACGTTCTTTCTCTTATATCGTGGAATAGAAATACTCACGAATGCCTCTCAACCATTTGAATATGTACTCTACTGTATGTATATTAGGTTATCTGGATGTACAAAAATGGTATGTATTAGTTAGATAAGGTcttgaatataatatatatttctgtaaatattataatatgcATAGGTTCTTTTTCATGTTGTAATTTAGTGTGTTTCCTAATTCTTCAATCCATGAATTcgtcttcatcaaattcatcatcatcttcattatcgtcatcttcatcttcatcggATGCATAAAATGCATTATTATCCGTCTGTATGCCATCGTCAATAGAATGAATGTCGTCCAGTACATTAACTTTCGAAACTCCAGAAATGGGGAGCGCCGGTCGGGAGAGAGACAATCTTTTCAGTCTATTATCAACGTTAGTGGTATCTATCGAACTCATCTTAGGTGATGTTAAGGGAGATCCTAATTCAAGATAAATCTGTTTCCCGATATCTTCTTTAGttttattcaatgattttttcGGTGTTGATATAGGCTGGTCATGATTGTAGACTGATTGATCTTTTCTATTGATATTTGGTTCTTTAGATTCTAAATTAGccgttttctttttgttgtCTGTTCTAGTATTTTCTTGAACGTCGGTATAGACACTAATATCAGATAAGTCATCCAGATCTAGCAATGGTTCTCTCCAAAAGTTAGCATCTGTAAACTTCTCTTCTTGATTACTTCTGAAAAATGATTTGTTGGTGTCCATATTACTaccattttctaaattatctAATGTATTATTCCCTGGAGATCCGGGTGTAAAAGAGGAGACACTTCTCAGTTCATCATCGGTAATGTTGACTGGAGGGAAAAAATGATCGactaattcattaatatgGATATATGAACTTCTATATCCTGCCAATTCCAATAGTTCCATATGAACGTCACCTTCCGGATTGATGgtaaatattcttgaaCTAGGAATACCAACTGTTCTATATGATAAGGCATCCGTAATTCTATTCCCAAATCCTGCAAAAAATGGTGTAGGTTTTTCATCCGCTTGAGGATTTGGTAATACAGGatcttgttgttcatttttctcttcAGATAATGTATGTTCATGGTCCTTATTCTTTTCTAGTTCTCCATCGAAATATAACGATCTAATATCATTCAGACATGCAATCTTGAAGACTTCAggttttttcaatatcacTTCTCTTCTTAAGGCCGCCATAGTTCTATCGGGTGATAAGATCACGGGCCCCACAGgtaatgaatttttattttgataaattgatCTAAGATAACTTCTCGTTGAATCAGCTTGGCCTGCGCCTCTTGCAGTCAaatacaaaatattatacCCATTTCTAGCAATCTCACTGAATAATTTAGCTACACCAATATGAGTCCAATCTTTGCCGATCATAGCAAGAACATGACCCAATGCATCTGATTTTGTAATGGTTCCATCAATATCACTGATAACAATGGGGACATCCCATCTCCATACGAATAATTTGGCCCTTACTATGGCCTTCCCATGATCGATGGAAAATTTAAGGTCGTTTTCACcatatttcaaatcaagACATCGTAGCTGTTCACTTGTCAGCCTTATAGTTCTAATGAAATGTGTATCTTCGTTTCTCGCTAAATTCTGCTCGGTTAATTCACTAGGAGTGGATGTAGCGGTAGTTGTTGAAGTATCTATGTTATTAAGATCATCCATTTTATCTGCTACAGACTCTACAGATTCCATTGATTCAGGGGATGATGATGGATGGAAGGATAAATTTGGTTCGCTTGAACCAATATGTGGTGGATGATTGTTTGGTGAACTGCATAAATCCGCTGCCAACCCG encodes the following:
- the HLJ1 gene encoding type I HSP40 co-chaperone HLJ1 (similar to Saccharomyces cerevisiae HLJ1 (YMR161W); ancestral locus Anc_2.350), whose protein sequence is MEYSQDQEKLALDILSKDKHAFYEILKVERTSTENEIKKAYRKLAIRLHPDKNPHPKASEAFKIINRAFEVLSDNEKRRIFDQLGRDPDDRNAAASAGSGFARASGTTNMGGFEDIFFGNRRHHHHPAAATGFNQPEDIFDFLFNMNGGGNPFMNAQQGPTFTFGGPGGFRVYTNGQGGRHAFQRQQQRRQQTEAQNNPEGAVNQDIIKIMLPLILFFLLPVIERLLFG
- the DNF3 gene encoding aminophospholipid-translocating P4-type ATPase DNF3 (similar to Saccharomyces cerevisiae DNF3 (YMR162C); ancestral locus Anc_2.349); translated protein: MSESDQKRKRAGSLRTQMFNKHLYDKFTGKNSSETIENIELEDITEGNEEDNEDMNEANNEEDSDSSNNSYTFPNERLSFVTKMLDVILDRPRVLRSKDGRHIPISLDHNVAQFKKYTVSKNNKREMDRLVDERTQSFYCPNTIRSSRYTIYSFFPKQLYAQFSKLANVYFFLVAILQMIPGWSTTGTYTTIVPLCIFMGISMAREAWDDFRRHRLDKEENNKPCKLLTKYNNHNEGNSNFAVIPSVANDPNDISFTNPKANTPELPTRLNESPSLNTRFNNFDLLNSNHNVHINKSAWKDLHVGDFILLNCGDCVPADVILLTSDGDNSECFVETMALDGETNLKAKQPHPELNKLTSSASGLANVNALVTVEDPNNDLYNFEGNIELTTSQNNTLMKYPVGPDNVVYRGSIIRNTENVIGMVIFTGEETKIRMNALKNPRTKAPKLQKKINLIIAFMVFVVATISFFSFFGHVLNNRKYIDNNQAWYLRNQDVGVAPSIMAFIIMYNTMIPLSLYVTMEIIKVMQSKMMEWDIDMYHAETDTPCESRTATILEELGQVSYIFSDKTGTLTDNKMLFRKFSICGSSWLHNVDAVDLSLRQQLSHTSTDIDVVSVDDRNLLAKFGETTADGYNNNDNKEFLGNARNTGSRISIEYKGNSSAIYTGRPSMKSLYGPAKRVISSDSTANSTGSSTMPTKIKTSFDLINHIQTYPDTLFSKKAKFFILSLALCHSCLPKKSDDISIENEKISIEYQSSSPDELALVTAARDLGYVVLNRNANILTIRAYPNGFANAPQLEDYEILNYIDFNSDRKRMSVLVRMASEPNKVLLICKGADNVILERLQDREIAFQKMEDINETAKERKESEAAVVIQQRKSLERMAYNDMPRTSLRGSISANAKSSLTLQAMRNSISSLSNRNGNRKDPEMQIDSIDQFLDTMKRTDNEIDEVVYKSRKSLHYQQLEKYGPRLSLSRNAELGNGINGSSSNHLEPPTNAKKVMDATDIFEYIGNDDLLSNEEYIIEKTIQAIDEFSMEGLRTLLFAYKWIDNEDYQEWEAEYHEAKTSLLNRKSKIDEVGGKIEENLTLLGATAIEDKLQEGVSEAIEKIRRAGIKMWMLTGDKRETAINIGYSCKLIYDYSTVVILATSDDNIISKMNAISQEVDSGNVAHCVIIIDGATLAMFESNPTLMSVFIELCTKTDSVICCRASPSQKALMVSNIRNTDKSLVTLAIGDGANDIAMIQSADIGVGIAGKEGLQASRSSDYSIGQFRFLSKLLLVHGRYNYIRTAKFILCTFYKEITFYLTQLIYQRYTMFSGSSLYEPWSLSMFNTLFTSLPVLCIGMFEKDLKPMTLLAVPELYSMGRLSEGFNLMIFIEWVIQGTAYAILITFLNCIIWGETALSDHTMYPLGLVNFTAIVALVNVKCQFIEMKNRNWLVFVSVILSCGGWLVWICALPILNRKDTIYDVPYGFYYQFGKDITFWCTCLVLALLPISLDIVYQTLKTMLWPTDSAIFTVLEQKSQIRKKLELGAYTEMKQGWTWEHDPNAFERYKDKMMSSRGRSTSHVNEADRNNVDDNLTLDVESIEMKPRTRTTTFTSTNSDSKYNNEEYEVLPSGKLIKREEMLENKSSNNESTPNIATKITKKLKFNLNTETDEDVNEIIQQRMEDLE
- the INP2 gene encoding Inp2p (similar to Saccharomyces cerevisiae INP2 (YMR163C); ancestral locus Anc_2.347), producing the protein MSRDEELHLSGLQIFTPWAHRNNKSSNHSIMSDSYSYSTAPSDIGSPLVNSPLTKFVDWENTDPKMTSKIGSRVSSPRTPCIDKFSRRIQLKNLIVTIFKTIPSRSEEQFLEEFKYLIVTCPFLYDLNKEKPLKPKQSVFNFKRNIDGITTSHNCADTMTYLLPTNLGRFRKSSANNRYQLYSTINYLSILLDCRFILRRLKRRKLRSRQEHIIMQRVVVMILMLIYLAIEQRYCHIEYLKYRNILSLKLFLNSLQYFDAMLNKFHLRFKELSIYKPLSIVEELRYNKITDTSSSNLMTVEELLIASFDQLYYHLKHSIYELLPISNIHEITKYCELYNISLTDLFYSINRKVSTIEEKSFRVRHIKRLFLCILLSIQSRFQAAKNISPLESPLSPIFAEFSSPIDNHVACISNIRRIETVTRALRKLNCTLQALSSTMSDYKHYLLMSSEIPDISIHSPYPESENQLNHTPSHIHQTLNALKKIETIILSQPSKAGRTSATSSILHEVDKIHDIWSGEQTCEIDGTTRKQGKYGTSSSSRIMSQGSKNGFHLDVFKTTPKLPEPVVNINEVVEFKTVADQYVPDDDADETELSYGFEDNVDEETHEETHEEMGQYTHFKTIKQLTDEELRNQLNAKIHKLSLENKKSRETLRTQKSFELLRHHDDDRKVHTLGRYPFKEESIPVIYELKRYHE
- the PAH1 gene encoding phosphatidate phosphatase PAH1 (similar to Saccharomyces cerevisiae PAH1 (YMR165C); ancestral locus Anc_2.345) — translated: MQYVGRALGSVSKTWSSINPSTLSGAIDVIVVEQPDGTLACSPFHVRFGKFQILKPSQKKVEVIVNDKSTNIPMKLSESGEAYFVFETGSDLGNIPSELLASPVLSATSSPPQSPRSTNLDANMNDISHANREDQSIEHTSLTPLSNEEVDAHELKEEKKKLEEPDFLDINASPDSKPTKTRLFQENLTRKLTQIHIPSKVENNGDLLLDIEGYKPNQNMMHDTDMQLKQLLKDELGNESDISNFIKEDNNGNIRIVNPYENGLAADLCSSPNNHPPHIGSSEPNLSFHPSSSPESMESVESVADKMDDLNNIDTSTTTATSTPSELTEQNLARNEDTHFIRTIRLTSEQLRCLDLKYGENDLKFSIDHGKAIVRAKLFVWRWDVPIVISDIDGTITKSDALGHVLAMIGKDWTHIGVAKLFSEIARNGYNILYLTARGAGQADSTRSYLRSIYQNKNSLPVGPVILSPDRTMAALRREVILKKPEVFKIACLNDIRSLYFDGELEKNKDHEHTLSEEKNEQQDPVLPNPQADEKPTPFFAGFGNRITDALSYRTVGIPSSRIFTINPEGDVHMELLELAGYRSSYIHINELVDHFFPPVNITDDELRSVSSFTPGSPGNNTLDNLENGSNMDTNKSFFRSNQEEKFTDANFWREPLLDLDDLSDISVYTDVQENTRTDNKKKTANLESKEPNINRKDQSVYNHDQPISTPKKSLNKTKEDIGKQIYLELGSPLTSPKMSSIDTTNVDNRLKRLSLSRPALPISGVSKVNVLDDIHSIDDGIQTDNNAFYASDEDEDDDNEDDDEFDEDEFMD